The genomic DNA GGAGCGGCACTCGACTCGGACTCGTTGGAACTCTCGCCAGCCACGTCGTCAGCCAACGACTCCGCCTCATCAGCACCGACCACCGCAGCCTCGTGCACCTCACCGGCGTCACCCTCGGCGGCAGTGACCTCGTCACCGTCCACCGAACCCAACCCCTCCTCAGCGGCGGCACTCGACTCAGACTCGTCCTCGCCTACCACGTCATCAGCGAGCGACTCGGCTTCATCCGCACCAACCACCGCAGCCGCGTGCACCTCACCGGCGTCACCCTCAGCGGCAGTCACCTCGTCACCGTCGACCGAACCCAACCCCTCCTCGGGAGCCGCGTCGGTCGAGCTGACTTCGCCCGGCTCGGATTCGTCGCGGACCCCGTCGGCAAGCGTCTCGGCGTCGTCGGCACCGGTGACCGCTGCCGCGTGTACCTCGGCCGCGTCGCCCTTCGCGGCAGTGACCTCGTCGCCGTCGACCGAGCCGAGCCCCTCTTCGGGAGCGTCGGACCCGGGGTCGGCTTCCTCGGCCGGCACGTCCTCGACCAACGACTCCACGTCGTCGGCAGGATCGTCGGTCGATGCGACGGCGTCGGCCTCGGCACCCAGGTCGGCGGCGAGCGCCTCGGCCTCGAACGCACCTTCTGCGGCCGCTTCCTGAACCTCGGCGGCGTCGCCTTCGGCAGCGATGACTTCGTCACCGTCTACCGAGCCGAGACCCGCTTCTGGCTTGTCGGCGTCATCGGCCTCGTCGCCTGCCTCGGCGAACGCCTCTGCTTCGGCGATGTCCTCAGACGACGCGGTCTCCACCTGCTCGACCAGATCCTCCGCCTCCGCAGCGGCCTCCGACTTCTTGCCGTCGAACTCGTCCTCGGGGTTGGTTTCGACGTCGTCCACGGCGGCGCCGTCGGCCTCGTCGCCTGCCTCGGCGAATGCCTCTGCCTCGGCGATGTCCTCGGACGACGCGGTCTCCACCTGCTCGACCAGATCCTCGGCCTCAGCAGCGGCCTCGGACTTCTTGCCGTGCAAGTCGTCGGCGTTGTCACCGGCTCCGGACGCGGTGGGTTCGTCTTCCTTGCCTGCCACCACCGCAGCGGCGACCAGTCCACTGGTCGCGGCGGCCGCGGTCACGTTCTCACCGGCGTCGTCGACCACGGACTCGCCACCCGCCACGGTGTCCTTGCCTCGCAGCGTCCACGGCTCCTCGCGGCCCTTCGTGGCAACCATGACGTAGACCACCGCCGCGATGAACACGAACGTCGACGTGAAGGTGTTGACGCGGATTCCGGTGTCGCCGATCGTCGTCGCGTAGTCGCTACGCATCAGCTCGATCCAGAAGCGGCCGACGCAGTAACCGGCCACGTACAGCGCGAACAGCCGGCCGTGACCGATGCGGAACCGCTTGTCGATCACCAGCAGGAGCCCGAAGACCAGCAGGTTCCACAGCAATTCGTACAGGAACGTCGGGTGTACGACGTCGACCAGCTGCCCCGTCGACACGCCGTTCAACGAGTCGGGATAGCCCGCGGCGTTACGCCGTTCGTAGACTTCCAGCCCCCACGGCAGCGTCGTCGGCCTGCCGTACAGCTCCTGGTTGAAGTAGTTGCCCAGCCGGCCGATGGCCTGGGCCAGGATGATGCCGGGCGCGATCGCGTCGCCGAACGCAGGTAGCGGTATCCCCCGCCGCCGGCACCCGATCCACGCACCGACGCCACCCAACGCGACGGCACCCCAGATACCCAGGCCACCGTCCCAAATCCGCAGCGCCGCACCGAAACCCTTGCCGCCGTCGCCGAAGTACGTCGTCCAGTCGGTGAGCACGTGATAGAGCCGGCCACCGATCAGACCGAACGGGACCGCCCACAGCGCGATGTCGTAGATGACGCCCGGCTCGCCGCCGCGGGCCGACCAGCGGCGGTCGCCGAGGATGAGCGCCGCGACGATGCCCGCCAGGATGCACAGCGCATAGGCCCGGATGGGGAACGGGCCGAGATGCCACACTCCCTGGTCGGGGCTGGGAAGGTAGGCCAGAACAGTCAGGGTCACGCGGTAATCCTTTGTCGCACTCCGTCAGCCAGTTCCTCGGTCAGCGCCCTGACCGCCGGGATCCCGTTGGCCAGCGCGGTCACGAGTGCCGAGCCGACGATGACCCCGTCCGCGTAGCCGCCGATCTCCGCCGCCTGCGCACGCGAACGCACGCCCAAACCAACGCCGACCGCGATGTCGGATACCTCCTTGACGCGGGCGACCAGTTCCGGCGCCATGTTCGACACGGCGTCACGTGCGCCGGTCACCCCCATCGTGGAGGCGGCGTAGACGAATCCGCGCGAGGCCTCGACGGTCGCGGCCAGCCGCTCGGGCGTCGACGACGGCGCGACCAGGAAGATCCGGTCGAGGTTCTGCTCGTCGGACACCTGCATCCACTCGTCGGCCTCCTCGGGAATGAGGTCCGGCGTGATGAGGCCCAGTCCGCCTGCCGACGCGAGGTCGCGCGCGAAGGGCTGGACGCCCTTCTTCAGAACGGGGTTCCAGTACGTCATCACCACGGCATTGCCGCCGGCATTGCTGATCGCCTCGACCGCCGACAGCGCGTCGCGCACCCGCACTCCTCCGCGCAAGGCCATCTCGGTCGCGGCGGCGATCGTCGGTCCGTCCATCCCCGGATCGGAGTAGGCGATGCCGACTTCGATGATGTCGCAACCGGATTCGACCATCGCGACCATGGCGTCGATCGACGTCGAGACGTCGGGGTAGCCGGTGGGCAGATAGCCGATCAGCGCAGCACGCCCCTCGGCGCGGCAGGCAGAGAACAGGTCGGTCAGTCGGCTGGTCACGTCGCGGCCCCCTCGTCGTCGAAGAGACCGAACCACTTGGCAGCGGTCTCGACGTCCTTGTCACCGCGACCCGAGAGGTTCACCAGAATCACCGCACCTGCGCCGAGTTCGACGCCCAGCTTGAGCGCCCCGGCGATGGCGTGGGCGGACTCGATCGCGGGGATGATGCCCTCAGTGCGGCACAGCAGCGCGAACGCGTCCATGGCCTCGGCATCGGTGATGGGCAGGTACTGGGCCCGCCCCATGTCCTTGAGGTACGCGTGCTCGGGGCCGACCCCCGGGTAGTCCAGACCGGCCGAGATCGAATGCGACTCGATGGTCTGCCCGTCCTCGTCCTGCAGCAGGTACGAGAACGAACCCTGGAACGCGCCGGGCGTTCCGCCGGTGAACGTCGCGGCGTGCCGACCGGTCTCGACGCCGTCGCCGGCGGCCTCGTAACCGACCAGCCGAACACTCGGATCGTCGATGAAGGCGTGGAAGATGCCGATCGCGTTCGAACCGCCACCGATGCAGGCCGTCACCGCGTCGGGCAGACGACCCAGCCGCTGCTGGATCTGGGCGCGCGCCTCGAGACCGATGACGCGCTGAAAGTCACGGACCATCGTGGGGAACGGGTGCGGGCCCGCAGCGGTGCCGAAGCAGTAGTACGTCGCGTCGGCATTGCTCACCCAGTCGCGGAACGCCTCGTTGATGGCGTCCTTCAACGACTTCGAGCCGGACTCCACCGAGACGACGCGCGCCCCGAGCAGGCGCATCCGCGCCACGTTGAGCGCCTGCCTCGCGGTGTCGACAGCCCCCATGTACACCACGCACTCCATGCCGAGCAGCGCGCACGCGGTGGCCGTGGCCACGCCGTGCTGGCCCGCGCCGGTCTCGGCGATGACGCGCGTCTTGCCCATCTGCCGCGCCAGCAGCGCCTGGCCGAGCACGTTGTTGATCTTGTGAGACCCGGTGTGGTTGAGGTCTTCTCGCTTGAGGAACAGCCGCGCTCCCCCGGCGTGCTCCGACAGACGCGTGGCCTCGTACAGCGGTGACGGACGCCCGCTGTAGTCGCGCTGCAGGCGATCGAGTTCGTCGAGGAACGTCTGGTCGGTGCGCGCCTTCTCGTAGGCGGCGGTGACCTCCTCGATGACGGCCATCAGCGCTTCGGGCACCAGCCGGCCACCGTAGGCACCGAAGTGCCCCCTGGCGTCGGGGTCGTGCACGGTGGGTTCCGCGACGGCTGCGCTGGAACGCGGCAGCTCCGGACCGGCGAGATCGGACATGGCATTCTCTTCTCCGCGCAAACGGCTCATCGGATCTTCTTCTCTTCGCGCAGGCGGCTCATCGCATCGTTCTCATCGCGCGAGCGGTTCGCGCCAGGTCAGCGCGACGGTTTGGGGCAGGACGGGTGATTGCCTGCGTTGACGAGATCGGCCACGGCACTCCGGGGGTCACCGCTGGTGACCAGACCTTCACCGACCAGGACGGCATCGGCGCCGGCTCCGGCATAGGCCAACAGATCGGCAGTGCCGCGCACACCGGACTCGGCGATGCGGATCACGTTCGAGGGCAGGCCCGGTGCGATTCGCGCAAAGCAATCGCGGTCGACCTCGAGGGTCTTCAAATCCCTTGCGTTGACGCCGATTACGCGCGCACCGGCCTGCAGTGCCCGGTCGGCCTCTTCCTCGGTGTGCACCTCGACCAGCGGCGTCATGCCGAGGGACTCGGTGCGGTCGATCATCGACTCCAGCGCCTGCTGCTCCAGCGCGGCGACGATCAGCAGCAGCATGTCCGCGCCATGCGCGCGTGCCTCGTGGATCTGGTACGGGCCCACGATGAAGTCCTTGCGCAGGACCGGGATCGACACTGCCGCGCGGACGGCGTCGAGGTCGTCGAGCGACCCGTTGAACCGACGCTCCTCGGTCAGGACGCTGATGACGCGGGCGCCGCCGTCCTGGTAGGCGCGGGCCAGCTTGGCGGGGTCCGTGATGTTCGCCAACGCACCGCGCGACGGGCTCGCCCGCTTCACCTCGGCGATGACGCCGATACCGGGTTCGCGCAGCGCGGCGAGTACGTCACGGGCGGGGGCCGCGGCCTTCGCCTTGGCCTTGACGTCGGTCAGACTGAGCGCGGCCTCGCGCGCGGCGACGTCGGCGCGGACTCCCTCGATGATGGAGTCGAGCACGGTAGCCGGGCTCATGTGCCGTCGATGTCCTTCCGAGCAGGTCCGGGGACCCGGATGCAACCGGATCGTTCAGAATCAAAGGGTAACCGCCAGCCGGCCATCTGCCGTCACCGACCCTCGGTGTGATCGGTGGTCGGGTCACGGCCCTCGTCGAGCGCATCCCAGATCAAGCGTTCGTTCAACTTCTCGTCACCGGATTCGGCCGCCAGCTCGCGTGCCGCCTCCTCGCGCCGGGCCGCGGGCGCGGCGTACTTCGTGCTCGTCACGCGGGGTTGTTTCGCCGATCGCAGGAGGAGCACGGCCGCCACCAGGGTCATGACGGCTGCGAGCAGCGTGAGGATCGCACCCACGTACTGCCGGTCGCTCCCGACCAGCGCGTGCACCGGCAGGTCGACGGCGGACGCGGCATAGGCGGCCACGTCGGGCACCACCCACAGCGAGATGGCCAGGTAGCCGAGTCCCGCACTGACCACCGCGAGCAGCACCGCCACGGCCCGCAGCGCCCAGCCGCGGACGGCCAGCGGCGCCAGGGCGGCCGCGGCGAGCAGGAGCGCGACGGGCACCATCGCCGCCGACCACGTTGCCCCGGACAACGTCGTCGTGCGTGGCTGACCCAGCCCGTCGGCCGACTCGAGGGTCACCCACGTCAGACGCGACGCCCCCCACAGCGCCAGGGCGGCCGTCACCAGGAGCAGCTGGCCGATCCGGGTCACGGCTCGGCCAGTGTCTCGGCGGCGGCGATGGCCGCCAGCACTGCTCGCGCCTTGTTCGACGCCTCGGCGAATTCGTACGGGCCGTTCGAGTCGGCGACGACGCCGCCGCCCGCCTGCACGTAGGCGGTGCCCGAACGCATCAGGGCGGTCCGGATCGCGATGGCGAAGTCGGCGTTCCCCGCGAAGTCGAGGTAGCCGAGGACGCCGCCGTAGAGGCCGCGCCTGGTCTTCTCGACCTCCTCGATGAGTTCCATGGCGCGGACCTTCGGCGCCCCCGACAGCGTTCCCGCGGGGAAGCACGCGGTGATGGCGTCGAGCGCCGACTTGTCCGGCGCGAGTTCCCCGGTGACGGTCGACACCAGGTGCATGACGTGGCTGTAGCGCTCGATGTGGCTGTAGTCCTCGACGCGGACGGTCCCCGGCACGCACACCCGCCCCAGATCGTTGCGCCCGAGATCGACGAGCATCAGGTGCTCGGCGCGCTCCTTTTCGTCGCTCAGCAGGTCCTTCTCGAGCAGGACGTCCTCCTCCTCGGTCTCGCCGCGCCAGCGAGTCCCCGCGATCGGGTGGGTCGTCGCCCTGCCGTCCTTGACCGTCACCAGGGCTTCCGGGCTGGACCCGACGATGGAGAAGTCCAGTTCGCCGGCGTCGTTCGGGACGTTCAGCAGATACATGTAGGGACTCGGGTTGGTGACCCGCAGCATGCGGTACACGTCGAAGGGATCCGCCGCGGTGTCCATCTCGAACCGCTGCGAGGGCACCACCTGGAACGCCTCACCGGCTTCGATGTCGCCGACCAGCTTGTCGACGATGGCCGTGTACTCCTCCACGGTGCGTTGCGAGCGGTGCTGGGGCTGGGGGCGGCTGAACGTCGCGACGGTCGATCCGAGGGGCTGGCCGAGCGCAGCGGTCATCACGTCGAGACGCGTCACGGCGTCCTCATAGGCCCAGTCGACGCGCTCCTCGGTGCCGTTCCAGTTCACCGCGTTGGCGATGAGGGTGATCGTGCCCTCGTGGTGGTCGACGGCGGCGACGTCGGTCGCCAGCAGCAGCAGCATGTCCGGCAGCCCGAGGTCGTCCACCGTCGTCGACGGCAGCCGCTCCAGGCGGCGGACCATGTCGTAGGCGAAGAACCCGACCAGTCCACTCGACAGCGGCGGCAACCCGGGCACCGCAGCGGTCGCGAGCAGGTCCAGCGTGGACCGCAACGCCTGCAGCGGGTCCCCGCCACTCGGCGCATCCTTGGGCGTGACCCCCAGCCAGGCGGCTTCGCCGTCCCGCACGGTCAGCGCCGACGGGGCGCCCGCCCCGATGAACGACCACCGCGACCACGACCGGCCGTTCTCGGCGGACTCCAGCAGGAACGTGCCGGGGCGGTTGCCTGCCAGCTTGCGGTAGGCCGACAGCGGCGTCTCACTGTCGGCGAGCACCTTGCGAGTCACCGGAACCACCCGGTGCTCGGCGGCCAGCGCGCGGAAGGTCTCACGCGAGGTGGTCACGGCGAGCGACGAATCCGCAGCGGCCGACGAGCGCTCGCGCGAAGGACTGGTGGCGTGTTGCACGCGTCGATCCTCCCAGATCGCGGGCGGGGTGCCGCGACTCAGCTAGTCGAACACCGATGCCAGCGGTGTCGCGGCTCCCGGCTCGACTGGACTCGTCAGCATGATCGGCGCCTGCGCCATGAACCGCGGGGTGTGGCCGCGGTGCTCGTCGGCGGCGTGCACGGTGAACGGATGCAGCAGGTACATGTCGCCCGGCTCGCCCGTCGCACGGTGCACCGGTCGCCCCGCGCTCGCCGCGTCGACGATGGGCCCCGCGACGAACGGGTCCAGCGGGTCGGGAGTCAGCACCCGGGCGACGTCGCGGTGCGAGCCTGCCCGGATCCGGGTCGGCGCATCGTGGGGTCCCACGTCGGAGAGCAGGGTCAGCAGCAGCACGGTGTGCGGCCGGCCCGAGACCGCCCACGACCCGTCGGCACCCGGGGTGTTCGCGTCGACGTGCCAGCCCCGGTCGTCGGCCGTGGGCGGCACCGGAAACCGGACCGGGACGTTGCCCAGCGATCCACGGGGACGCCACCGCCCGACGCCGCAGATCCGGTCGAGCGCCGCCGCCAGGGCGGGGCTCGTCACCAGCTCGCCGAACGGCCCCTCTCCGGTCAGGTCGGCGGCCCACCGCACGGGTTCGGTCCACGGACCGTCGGGTGACGCACCGAGCTGGCGCCACAGCCGGTCGCGCGCATCGTCGGCGACCGCGCGCGGCACGGCCTGCTCGATGCGGGCGTATCCGTGGGCCAGGAAGGCGTCGAGTTCGACCATCGCCGTGAGCTTGTCACCCGCAACACCGGCAGCACCAACCATTTTCGGGTGCGCTCGTCCACGGTCGGGGGCGATCACGAAACGGGGCGTAGCGTGACTGCCCATGACATCGATCAAGCGGGGCGACCGCGTCGCCGACTTCGAACTGCCCGATCAGACCGGAACGGCCCGCAGCCTGACCAGCTTGCTCGCCGGCGGGCCGGTCGTCCTCTTCTTCTACCCCGCCGCGATGACGCCGGGGTGCACCAAGGAGGCCTGCCACTTCCGCGACCTGGCCGGCGAGTTCGCCGCCGTCGGCGCAACCCGGGTCGGCATCAGCGCCGACGCCGTGGACAAGCAGGCCAAGTTCGCCGAGCAGCAGAACTTCGACTACCCGTTGCTGTCGGACGTCGACGGCGCGGTCGCCACGGCCTTCGGCGTCAAGCGCGGTCTACTCGGCAAGCTGATGCCGGTCAAGCGCACCACGTTCGTCATCGACACCGACCGCACGGTGCTCGACGTCATCGCCAGCGAGTTCAGCATGGACAGCCATGCCGACAAGGCGCTGGAGGTGCTGCGGCAGCGTCAGTCGGCGTGACACCCGTCCTCGAACTGGCGGACGTCACCTTCCGCCGCGACGGCAAGCAGATCATCGACGGCATCTCCCTCACCGTCGAGCCCGGCGACCACTGGGCGCTGCTCGGCCCCAACGGCGCGGGCAAGAGCACGCTGCTCGGATTCTGTGCAGCGGTGACGTTTTCGACCACGGGGACCGTCAGGGTCCTCGGCCAGCAGATGGGCCGGGTGGACCTGGCAGCCGTGCGACGCCACATCGGGCACGTCAACCCCCGGCACCGGCTGCAGTCCCCGCTGACCGTGCGGGAGGTGGTGCTGACCGGGATCACCGCCACCATCGACCTGCCCATCCGATGGACGCCCGGCCCCGCCGAACTGGCGCGCGCGGACGCGATGGTGGAGTCGGTGGGGTTGTCGCACAAGGCCGATGACCGGTGGCCGATGCTCTCCCAGGGCGAGCGCGGCCGGGCACTGATCGCTCGGGCACTGGTCGCCGAGCCCCAGTTGCTGCTCCTCGACGAACCGACCACGGGCCTCGACGTCGCTGCTCGCGAGCAACTGCTGGAGACCATGGACGGCCTCGACGACACGCACCCCGACGTCGCGTCGATTCTGGTCACCCACCACCTCGAGGAACTCCCGACGACCACCACGCACGCGCTGCTGATCGCCGACGGCCGCACCGTGGCGTCGGGCCGCGCCCGCGAGGTCATCACGACCGACACCGTGACCACGGCGTTCTCGCATCCGGTTCGGGTCGGCTACTCCGAGGGCCGCTGGTCCGCGCGGGCCAAGGCGACGCGCTACGACGTGTGAGCCCGCGGTGTTCGGTGCGGCGCTACCCGTCCGCCGCGAGCAGCACGTCCGCGTCGAAGCAGGCGTGCGCCCCGGTGTGACAGGCCGCCCCCACCTGGTCCACCTCGAGTAGGACCGTGTCGCCGTCGCAGTCCAGACGCACCGAGTGCACGTACTGGGTGTGCCCGGAGGTCTCGCCCTTGACCCAGTACTCCGCGCGGGACCGCGAGTAGTACGTCGCATTCCGGGTGGCCAGCGTGCGCGCCAGTGCCTCGTCGTCCATCCACGCGACCATCAGCACCTGACCGGTCGCGCGCTCCTGCGCCACCGCCACGAACAAACCGTTCGCGTCGCGCTTCAGGCGTGCCGCGATCGCCGGGTCCAAGCTCGAGTTCATCGGGTCCCTCGGCTCTTCGCGCAAGCGCTCATCTCACCACAATCCCTTGCTCCGCCATCGCGGACTTCACCTCGCCGATGCTCAGTTCCTTGAAGTGGAACACGCTGGCGGCCAACACCGCATCGGCACCCGCGTCGACCGCGGGCGCGAAGTGGTCTGCCGCGCCGGCGCCACCGCTGGCAATGACGGGAACGGTGACCGCGGCCCGCACCGCGCGCAACATGTCGAGGTCGAAGCCGGCCTTCGTGCCGTCGGCGTCCATGGAGTTGAGCAGGATCTCGCCGACGCCGAGTTCCGCTCCGCGCCTTGCCCATTCGACGGCGTCGATGCCGGTACCGCGACGTCCGCCGTGCGTGGTGACCTCCCAGCCCGACGGCGTCGGCGCCGAACCCGCCGGCACCGTGCGGGCGTCGACCGACAGCACGATGCACTGCGAGCCGAACTGCCGCGACAACTCGCCCAGCAGGTCGGGCCGCGCGATCGCCGCGGTGTTCACCGAGACCTTGTCGGCACCAGCGCGCAACAGGGTGTCGACGTCCTCGATGGAACGCACCCCACCGCCGACGGTCAGCGGGATGAAGACCTGTTCGGCGGTGCGCCGCACCACCTCCAGCATCGTCGACCGCCCCGACGACGACGCGGTGACGTCGAGGAAGGTGAGTTCGTCGGCGCCCTCGGCGTCGTAGACCGCCGCCAGTTCGACGGGATCC from Mycolicibacterium arabiense includes the following:
- a CDS encoding ABC transporter ATP-binding protein, translated to MTPVLELADVTFRRDGKQIIDGISLTVEPGDHWALLGPNGAGKSTLLGFCAAVTFSTTGTVRVLGQQMGRVDLAAVRRHIGHVNPRHRLQSPLTVREVVLTGITATIDLPIRWTPGPAELARADAMVESVGLSHKADDRWPMLSQGERGRALIARALVAEPQLLLLDEPTTGLDVAAREQLLETMDGLDDTHPDVASILVTHHLEELPTTTTHALLIADGRTVASGRAREVITTDTVTTAFSHPVRVGYSEGRWSARAKATRYDV
- the lgt gene encoding prolipoprotein diacylglyceryl transferase, which translates into the protein MTLTVLAYLPSPDQGVWHLGPFPIRAYALCILAGIVAALILGDRRWSARGGEPGVIYDIALWAVPFGLIGGRLYHVLTDWTTYFGDGGKGFGAALRIWDGGLGIWGAVALGGVGAWIGCRRRGIPLPAFGDAIAPGIILAQAIGRLGNYFNQELYGRPTTLPWGLEVYERRNAAGYPDSLNGVSTGQLVDVVHPTFLYELLWNLLVFGLLLVIDKRFRIGHGRLFALYVAGYCVGRFWIELMRSDYATTIGDTGIRVNTFTSTFVFIAAVVYVMVATKGREEPWTLRGKDTVAGGESVVDDAGENVTAAAATSGLVAAAVVAGKEDEPTASGAGDNADDLHGKKSEAAAEAEDLVEQVETASSEDIAEAEAFAEAGDEADGAAVDDVETNPEDEFDGKKSEAAAEAEDLVEQVETASSEDIAEAEAFAEAGDEADDADKPEAGLGSVDGDEVIAAEGDAAEVQEAAAEGAFEAEALAADLGAEADAVASTDDPADDVESLVEDVPAEEADPGSDAPEEGLGSVDGDEVTAAKGDAAEVHAAAVTGADDAETLADGVRDESEPGEVSSTDAAPEEGLGSVDGDEVTAAEGDAGEVHAAAVVGADEAESLADDVVGEDESESSAAAEEGLGSVDGDEVTAAEGDAGEVHEAAVVGADEAESLADDVAGESSNESESSAAPEEGLGSVDGDEVTAAEGDVDEVHEAAVVGADEAESLADDVAAENESEPAASSSVDESDSSAAPEEGLGSVDGDEVTAAEGDAGEVHEAAVVGADEAESLADDVAAEDESEPAASSNVDEPESSAAPEEGLGSVDGDEVSAAEGDAEEVHEAAVVGADEAESLADDVAAENESEPAASSSVDDPESSAAPEEGLGSVDGDEVTAAQGDAEEAHDAAVAGEEDAKTLAGDTTTPVAPAPPTTGRTRRRWWQRNRG
- the trpA gene encoding tryptophan synthase subunit alpha — protein: MTSRLTDLFSACRAEGRAALIGYLPTGYPDVSTSIDAMVAMVESGCDIIEVGIAYSDPGMDGPTIAAATEMALRGGVRVRDALSAVEAISNAGGNAVVMTYWNPVLKKGVQPFARDLASAGGLGLITPDLIPEEADEWMQVSDEQNLDRIFLVAPSSTPERLAATVEASRGFVYAASTMGVTGARDAVSNMAPELVARVKEVSDIAVGVGLGVRSRAQAAEIGGYADGVIVGSALVTALANGIPAVRALTEELADGVRQRITA
- the trpB gene encoding tryptophan synthase subunit beta, which encodes MSDLAGPELPRSSAAVAEPTVHDPDARGHFGAYGGRLVPEALMAVIEEVTAAYEKARTDQTFLDELDRLQRDYSGRPSPLYEATRLSEHAGGARLFLKREDLNHTGSHKINNVLGQALLARQMGKTRVIAETGAGQHGVATATACALLGMECVVYMGAVDTARQALNVARMRLLGARVVSVESGSKSLKDAINEAFRDWVSNADATYYCFGTAAGPHPFPTMVRDFQRVIGLEARAQIQQRLGRLPDAVTACIGGGSNAIGIFHAFIDDPSVRLVGYEAAGDGVETGRHAATFTGGTPGAFQGSFSYLLQDEDGQTIESHSISAGLDYPGVGPEHAYLKDMGRAQYLPITDAEAMDAFALLCRTEGIIPAIESAHAIAGALKLGVELGAGAVILVNLSGRGDKDVETAAKWFGLFDDEGAAT
- a CDS encoding peroxiredoxin, whose translation is MTSIKRGDRVADFELPDQTGTARSLTSLLAGGPVVLFFYPAAMTPGCTKEACHFRDLAGEFAAVGATRVGISADAVDKQAKFAEQQNFDYPLLSDVDGAVATAFGVKRGLLGKLMPVKRTTFVIDTDRTVLDVIASEFSMDSHADKALEVLRQRQSA
- a CDS encoding anthranilate synthase component I; its protein translation is MQHATSPSRERSSAAADSSLAVTTSRETFRALAAEHRVVPVTRKVLADSETPLSAYRKLAGNRPGTFLLESAENGRSWSRWSFIGAGAPSALTVRDGEAAWLGVTPKDAPSGGDPLQALRSTLDLLATAAVPGLPPLSSGLVGFFAYDMVRRLERLPSTTVDDLGLPDMLLLLATDVAAVDHHEGTITLIANAVNWNGTEERVDWAYEDAVTRLDVMTAALGQPLGSTVATFSRPQPQHRSQRTVEEYTAIVDKLVGDIEAGEAFQVVPSQRFEMDTAADPFDVYRMLRVTNPSPYMYLLNVPNDAGELDFSIVGSSPEALVTVKDGRATTHPIAGTRWRGETEEEDVLLEKDLLSDEKERAEHLMLVDLGRNDLGRVCVPGTVRVEDYSHIERYSHVMHLVSTVTGELAPDKSALDAITACFPAGTLSGAPKVRAMELIEEVEKTRRGLYGGVLGYLDFAGNADFAIAIRTALMRSGTAYVQAGGGVVADSNGPYEFAEASNKARAVLAAIAAAETLAEP
- a CDS encoding phytanoyl-CoA dioxygenase family protein, whose protein sequence is MVELDAFLAHGYARIEQAVPRAVADDARDRLWRQLGASPDGPWTEPVRWAADLTGEGPFGELVTSPALAAALDRICGVGRWRPRGSLGNVPVRFPVPPTADDRGWHVDANTPGADGSWAVSGRPHTVLLLTLLSDVGPHDAPTRIRAGSHRDVARVLTPDPLDPFVAGPIVDAASAGRPVHRATGEPGDMYLLHPFTVHAADEHRGHTPRFMAQAPIMLTSPVEPGAATPLASVFD
- the hisF gene encoding imidazole glycerol phosphate synthase subunit HisF; this translates as MNHHGEGLAVRVIPCLDVDAGRVVKGVNFENLRDAGDPVELAAVYDAEGADELTFLDVTASSSGRSTMLEVVRRTAEQVFIPLTVGGGVRSIEDVDTLLRAGADKVSVNTAAIARPDLLGELSRQFGSQCIVLSVDARTVPAGSAPTPSGWEVTTHGGRRGTGIDAVEWARRGAELGVGEILLNSMDADGTKAGFDLDMLRAVRAAVTVPVIASGGAGAADHFAPAVDAGADAVLAASVFHFKELSIGEVKSAMAEQGIVVR
- the hisI gene encoding phosphoribosyl-AMP cyclohydrolase, giving the protein MNSSLDPAIAARLKRDANGLFVAVAQERATGQVLMVAWMDDEALARTLATRNATYYSRSRAEYWVKGETSGHTQYVHSVRLDCDGDTVLLEVDQVGAACHTGAHACFDADVLLAADG
- the trpC gene encoding indole-3-glycerol phosphate synthase TrpC, which gives rise to MSPATVLDSIIEGVRADVAAREAALSLTDVKAKAKAAAPARDVLAALREPGIGVIAEVKRASPSRGALANITDPAKLARAYQDGGARVISVLTEERRFNGSLDDLDAVRAAVSIPVLRKDFIVGPYQIHEARAHGADMLLLIVAALEQQALESMIDRTESLGMTPLVEVHTEEEADRALQAGARVIGVNARDLKTLEVDRDCFARIAPGLPSNVIRIAESGVRGTADLLAYAGAGADAVLVGEGLVTSGDPRSAVADLVNAGNHPSCPKPSR
- a CDS encoding TIGR02234 family membrane protein, translating into MTRIGQLLLVTAALALWGASRLTWVTLESADGLGQPRTTTLSGATWSAAMVPVALLLAAAALAPLAVRGWALRAVAVLLAVVSAGLGYLAISLWVVPDVAAYAASAVDLPVHALVGSDRQYVGAILTLLAAVMTLVAAVLLLRSAKQPRVTSTKYAAPAARREEAARELAAESGDEKLNERLIWDALDEGRDPTTDHTEGR